TGACGGGACAGACACGCATGCTTCTCGTCGGCTGCCCGCAGCCCGTCTGCCTGTATTGCGGTGACTCAGAGGACAGTCAGTGCCAGGCAGGCTGGGAGTGTACACGTTGCGAAAGTGTTAACACACTGTGGCGAAACTATGGCGATCCGGTGATGATGAGACGAGATGCAATGAGATGATTCCTCGCGACGTTGATGACCTTGCCTCCGCTGATTGACGACGATGTTGTCGACTTCTTTGTCGACACAGACGATAACTCCAATCCAACTTTTATCCACACGTCCACGATCAACAATCCTCGCAAAAACTGAATCTCAGATGAAGATTAAGGAaattacagtacacagaaaagacCTTAAGAGTCGATGATACAAATGTTGGATATGTTCCAAATCCAAGATGCAGGATTAGAACAGCGATCAAAGCAAATTAATCGCGTCGCTGGcgacacacacactggatagTTATTAAAACTTAAGTGGTGTGACATCCTACAAATGGCgactacaaagaaaagaaaagttgaTGCAGAGTGTCGATCTTTCCAAGAGAAAtggacaaattatttttttgtggaaGTAAAAGGCAAACCTGTGTGCCTAGTTTGTGGCGATGCGTAAGCAGTAatgaaaaaagccaatcgaAAGGAATAACACGGTGCATTTCCCCACTCTGGAAGGACAAAAGCCTTCTACGACACTTGAATATGCTGGTGAATGTGCGAAACTAATTGAGGCATTTAATGAAAGATTCATGATGTGAAAAGTAAACAAATGGAATTGAACATCTTTGCTACACTGTTCAATGTGGAACCAGCTGATGTGCCTGATGACCTACAACACGAAATCATTCAGGTGCAAAGCGATGATGAGCTGAAAGCTAGGTACCACAACCTCCCACTGCTTGAGTTCTATAAACGTTACATAAGCAATGATGAATTTCCCACTTTGAGGAGACATGCATTGAAATATGCATCTGTGTTCGGAACAACTTACTGCTGCGAGCAGTTATTTTCCAAAACTTACCATCGCCAAGAGTTGACTGCGCTCCAGAATGACCGAcgcaaacctggaaaagcacTTGCGAGTAGCAACATCATCAATACCAGCTAACATCACACGCCTCACCAAAGAGAAGCAGTTCCAGCCATCGCATTGGGGGtgagttaattaaatgtttgaccAAATATAGCAGGCTAATTTTTAAATCGATAATTTTGTATGGCCCGCGAATGATGTTATAAATATCCAAATGGCCCTTGGCAGAAAAAAGGTTCCCCACCCCTGCTACATTGGGTGACATTATCAAATTGTCTGCATTGCTAGAATGGGTAGGCCAGCGCAGTCCAGTGGAGGTCTGATGATTGTTTAACTGTAGGAATTTCCACGCAGTGTTGAAATCAGTTTAGATTTCTTTCTCCACTTCACGAACAGTCCCAGTGATGTCATTTTACCCGCACCTCGCGGCACACACAGgctgtttattttcaaaagcaaGCGGTGTGCTCGAGAAGAGGTGATTGATTTCATGGCTGTTTGTAATTTTcgactttacaaaaaaaacaggttgtttaaataacttttttaagcGGAATGCAATACCGTGGATGCGAACGGAACCGAGGAAAAATATAGGCCTCTGAAGAACGTAATTCTTATTACTGGTAGtaatttacatttgaatttgaaataaaataaatttaaagcaataaataaaagtttattatataatatatggtTTTAGCTAATCTAGCAattgttgtcttaaaaaacgcgatTTTTTAATGAGCGCATTTTACAAAAATGACGTGCTTGTCTGTTCAATTCAGTGTAGGGGCTGCTGCGCTTGGAAGATAGCCCTGAAGGGTGACTCTGAAGTTAACTGCCAAGAAATGAAATCCgcaaaggtactgtatagtgGTCGTGGATTTGATCATAATTcgcatttttaaatacagttgtgTTGTATTGTCTATTGTGTCTGAAACCTCTCTGTTTTTAAAggggatttttaatttttaaatatgcaaagTACTTATTAATCGTGTGGTTTTAGGAAAACTACGACAACCTTAAAGTTCAAATTCCCAATAAAGTAGGGGAAACACTGTCAAAAACCGAGAAAGTGCGTCCCAAGGCGAAACCGCGTCTTGACTCGACTACAACAGGTAATTTTCTTTATCTTAACATTGCTGAAATCTGTTTGATTATAATTCAGAAAAGTCTTTACGGTTGTAAAGtgctgttgtacagtattttcagtaCAAATATTGTCATTTATCTTGTGTTGAATTATTTTGGAATTTTTATTATTCTTGATTTTACAATTCCCAAGTAACTCTATACACAGTAACAATACACAGAAAtgtagtaatgtactgtacatcagcctGCTATTGCTAAAAGATTTAGACTGTTGTATACCTGTAATTCATAATCAATGGTATGgttagttattttttaatttaatttaaagccaCAGCTTACTTTCAGCACGTGAATTATATCAGTGTGTATTATAGCAGTCTGAAAACTCGATTAATTTGAGGTTAATGCttgtttaattttagttttgttttttacagtggTCACAAGAATAGTTTGCAAtaatccatgtttttttttaattgccacAACGTGACAGGGCTGAGTTCCCCTAGACTGTCTGTCACTCATTGTCGCACTCAGAGAAGGCATTCCACTGTCAGCTTGTCCGGCTGGACTCGGGACACACATGATGGCAAACCTGGTAAGAAAGAACATGGGGACAGACTAAAACCAATGACAAAATGGAATGCCTGTAGAGTATAATtgaacagaaagaaaagcagCTCAAAGATTATGATCCCTCATTCAAGTCTTAAAACCAAACATTCTGTTTCTCGTAAATATcctattttacaaaataaaagtgtAAGGCCAAAGAATGTCTGTTCTTTTCAGTGGAATGATAGACCAGGAATACTGAATTATAGAGAAACAACGAACAATTCGAACAATTACAAacttatattttataatttctTCCTCAAACCTTGAAAACTCGAGAATaagattagttttttttacCTACAGTTTTGCCTGTCCCCAAAAAGGGTGacagtttttgaaaatattcaaattgcatcagaattcatttataatttCTCCATGCCTACTTGAAGTTGTATATCGGTGGGATCTAAAAAACAGACCTATTCTGAAAACTGTAATCTCATTGAGCCAGCAGAGGGCTTTATCGAGGATGTATTGGGGAAAATGCATCGTTTTTCTTTCTCTAttttaagtggaaaaaaaatagacTGGGTAATGCTCCTGTAGAAAGCAATGAATACTGATTCAAATAAGTCAATCCTTAGAAAAAAGCAGAATTGCtttgcagttattttttttcttcttcttgtatAGCAAAGAAAATCTGTAAGGCACCTGTTAAAAGGCCAGTTACCAGGATAGCTTCCTCTAGAACAGGGACTGCCATTCAGGTAATAGGTTATACGCATAGCATCACAAATGTTGTGTGGTTTGTGTACtaataattttttatttgttttatcttCCATTGTATTTTGTATAACAGTATATGTTAAATTAGTTTTTAGACTTCTTATGTTTTATGCAGAGATTGACGATATCCTCGCATGgagagaattttattttttccaatattCACCTACCCCTTATATGACCTTCTCAGCTGTATGGTTAAATACACGTAATAAATACACAGGAATATAATTGTAGAAATTAAAGACATTTAACTTAAATGCATTAAACACTTAAAGTTAAATGCATTGATGAGGATATTATATCATTAGTTAATTATATATTAGTTGAGCAAAATCTTGGGAAATGCAAAGAAGCCAGTCTTGTTGGTCAGAGTTCGACAATTGCAATTTGCTCTGATTTCCTGCCATTAACACAAAGCAAGGAAGAAAACATTCAGCAGTTTCTCAAAAGGAATATGTAAGGTACTTTACTGTATTAACATGCAATAGTGTGCACAATatgtatttgaataaaatattttcatacgCTTAGGCTTGCAAGAAACTCGGTGAAGTTCCAGAATGCAGTGTTTCTCATGCTGCTCAGTGCAAAGAGGGTTCTTGTGCTTCCAGTCACGTCTGTGATGATACAGTTGAAACTTTTGAAGATTTTCAACAACAGGTTTTGAAAGTTCTTAAGCATGAGGGAGAAAGCCAATGTCAGGAACACAGAGGATCCAAAATTCTGAAGACTGGCAAAAATAATCTTGCTGACTTTAAACAAGGTACAATATAGTTGGAAAGAACAAAAGTTTTACGGAATGAACCTTGTGATGTTCTCCTTTTATTCCCTTTAGTCTTTCAGTTTATTACATGACCATAAAATCTGTAAGAGCTTTACCCAGACAACATAACActtgactttaattttttttttaaagatacacTGCCCGATCGTATCTTGAGACCACGCAGAAGAACGAGTTACAATTTGAGAAGAAAGGTTTCGGACAACATGGAGAAAAAGTGGTTAAATAATGACTACCTAGGTGAGTGTAAGTGCAAAATACTGCATATGGGAAACAAAACTCCATATCACAGGAATATAATTATTGCTAAAGTGAAGCAGACATGCAATGAAAATAGCCTAGGTGTTTATATTAACTCTGCACTTAAGGCCATGCAATGGAACAGTAACCATTTATcagaaattacagtatgtacagtatatgtagttcTTTTTGAAAGTATTCACCTCATGCCAATATTGTCATACTTTGATGAATTAAAAGTAAGGTGTACGTATTCAAATGAAGTGGCTTTAATTATAACTGTAACGATCAAACtcagcacttaaaaaaaatatatatgtactaATAATATAGAAAAGGAGGTTGAGTGGCAGAAACGTCTGCAAAGACAATATATAAAATTTACTTCTTATAATTATTCAGCTCCCCTAAGTCAGTAGTTGTCCCTTCAAACAAGAATTATTCCTGCTTTGTACACAACAACGCCACCTAGGAATTATAAAGGGTGCTAGACCCCTTATTTGCCATAGGATctgttcatctcccagaatTACTGTAGTGTACTGTAGTTCATTATAATACAAAACCAACTCTAAAACACATCCATTTCAGACTGGCTGCAAGTAC
This is a stretch of genomic DNA from Lepisosteus oculatus isolate fLepOcu1 chromosome 10, fLepOcu1.hap2, whole genome shotgun sequence. It encodes these proteins:
- the LOC107078592 gene encoding uncharacterized protein isoform X2, whose product is MKSAKENYDNLKVQIPNKVGETLSKTEKVRPKAKPRLDSTTTGLSSPRLSVTHCRTQRRHSTVSLSGWTRDTHDGKPAKKICKAPVKRPVTRIASSRTGTAIQIHCPIVS
- the LOC107078592 gene encoding uncharacterized protein isoform X1 — its product is MKSAKENYDNLKVQIPNKVGETLSKTEKVRPKAKPRLDSTTTGLSSPRLSVTHCRTQRRHSTVSLSGWTRDTHDGKPAKKICKAPVKRPVTRIASSRTGTAIQACKKLGEVPECSVSHAAQCKEGSCASSHVCDDTVETFEDFQQQVLKVLKHEGESQCQEHRGSKILKTGKNNLADFKQDTLPDRILRPRRRTSYNLRRKVSDNMEKKWLNNDYLDNLVQNNEFYPNSQRTYPEEIPEKWRKQSPTPLKYRPQFPDRTGSALLESSNSVAPAYSEFQHFYKDCEYLTGENAHHHEECWNTPIRIHSGEPSQSIQYSNSVGETELNIVQQSLCGKNLNERDENKNNIKKKYLGGMLFFLIIIFFILLVFYCQSVLTMENDNFARKNNGYYSQYH